A portion of the Thermothelomyces thermophilus ATCC 42464 chromosome 5, complete sequence genome contains these proteins:
- a CDS encoding glycosyltransferase family 24 protein (CAZy_ID 268072): protein MLRLRQHSRPPLIWWSCCRSILPSNADHSSRTFRETAASENATAYFPLLNRIAQGHFLEATTDKALYEKFIEVLRRDGHMDGEALSTFRLGLSMRTAAPRVEAHYQYYTTAVEPSLPDDQDKCGQWFLVGGKQYCTPALDVAHGDVRGDAQERVLPFDRKIGTGPREIILYADITSPDFGNFHQAALKLAQNGEGTYRVRYKRNPAQRREALSVNGYGVELALKRTDYIVIDDRDTGSGEAPPDQTPNPIGSSQVVLNEEEEITDIKPLEKSELAPLGMKAASFIMQSDAPFETLLKLTQDFPKYSTFLAAHNVSADFKAEHAGNRRVLLPEGVNILWMNGLQLIERQIQPFGLVELLQRERKLINGVLDLGLSGQQAISLLGHPEIAQARSGDEEPRRFDWRDEIEDGRVIIWLNNLEKDKRYREFSPSIYAVIQPMGHGLPQIRKDIFNLVVPVDFTKPEDVEMVTTQLLGFVRRLIPIRFGLVPLTPTGEAIEQAKVVYYLLENHGLSAVVSYLEKSLEQRKTARPDQNILLEAIKDRPLRPEASPLPFNDIFTSETHEKQIHLAKHWVERLRAGGEIPSVFLNGFAIPRDEHWVKVMNQKLMVDLQALQHAAYFGQINDNVWVPGMFLENAVARRNSLIFPEDATDLKVLNVKKIYTEHHDVLSKVPIIEADDQSIKADWAALTVITDLDSLDGQKLLYFALQFRRDQPGVRVDIVHNPKDVTRSASQLNQRIKARESELSAVSRLLDLETILQSGEAQADPGYDAALAAFLATAKLQAGDNALILNGRVVGPIQSAEDFSKEDFDQLLSAERASRILPVHKAVEDLGLDDKISGPLDAAKVTSVTALSGISDLPQGIFGSAPSLRTTAFNKLNSTHTSFEVGDPSRATIFLVAIINPASEVGQKWAPVLKVLSELEGVHLKIFLNPIEELGELPVKRFYRYVLESAPSFDEHGKVKALSANFAGVPLDTLLVAGMDVPPAWLVAPKVSVDDLDNLRIKDIKTRRGTEHIEAVYELESILIEGHSREMPAGRPPRGVQLVLGTERDPHFADTIIMANLGYFQFKASPGVYNLRLKEGRSSDIFSMESAGAQGWTPVPGDNTTEIVLMDFQGTTLYPRLKRKPGMEAEDVLEESSANAGTGSAMEYVSKGLKFAEGLFGRAKSTPETKSLSATQHADINIFSVASGHLYERMLNIMMVSVMRHTNHTVKFWFIEQFLSPSFKNSIPHLAAHYNFTYEMVTYKWPHWLRQQKEKQREIWGYKILFLDVLFPLSLDKVIFVDADQIVRTDMYDLVTHDLHGAPYGFTPMCDSRTEMEGFRFWKTGYWANYLRGLPYHISALYVVDLRRFRELAAGDRLRQQYHTLSADPHSLANLDQDLPNHMQFQIPIHSLPQEWLWCETWCSDETLEEARTIDLCNNPQTKEPKLDRARRQVPEWTEYDEEIAALLKRRREEQQEQQAGEVEKNTKSRKFEEDRATETTSVKDEL from the coding sequence ATGTTGCGCTTAAGGCAGCATTCCCGTCCCCCCCTTATTTGGTGGAGTTGCTGTAGGTCCATCTTGCCCTCGAACGCGGACCATAGCTCACGGACTTTCAGAGAAACAGCAGCTTCCGAGAATGCGACGGCCTATTTTCCTCTCCTCAACCGGATTGCACAGGGGCACTTCCTTGAAGCCACGACCGACAAGGCATTATATGAGAAGTTTATCGAAGTTCTGCGCAGGGATGGGCATATGGACGGGGAGGCCTTGTCGACCTTCAGGTTAGGCCTTTCCATGCGGACGGCAGCACCCCGTGTGGAAGCACACTATCAGTACTACACCACTGCGGTGGAACCCTCGCTCCCGGATGACCAGGACAAGTGTGGGCAATGGTTCTTGGTTGGTGGTAAACAATATTGCACTCCCGCCCTGGACGTTGCGCACGGGGATGTCAGGGGAGACGCCCAGGAACGTGTACTGCCGTTTGATCGCAAGATCGGGACAGGACCCCGTGAAATCATTCTCTACGCTGATATTACGTCGCCTGACTTTGGCAACTTCCATCAAGCCGCCCTGAAATTGGCCCAGAACGGAGAGGGCACGTACCGGGTTAGATACAAAAGAAACCCTGCACAACGCAGAGAAGCCCTCTCCGTCAATGGCTACGGAGTGGAGCTCGCGCTCAAACGGACAGACTACATTGTTATTGATGACCGGGACACCGGCTCCGGCGAGGCACCCCCTGATCAAACCCCAAACCCCATTGGGTCCTCGCAGGTGGTCCTCaacgaggaggaagagatcACAGACATCAAGCCACTGGAAAAGTCCGAGCTTGCGCCACTGGGCATGAAGGCGGCGTCTTTCATTATGCAGAGTGATGCGCCGTTTGAGACTCTGCTAAAGCTCACACAGGACTTCCCCAAGTACTCAACATTCCTTGCGGCCCACAACGTGTCCGCCGACTTCAAGGCCGAGCATGCGGGTAACCGGAGGGTGCTGCTTCCTGAGGGGGTGAACATATTGTGGATGAATGGCCTTCAGCTGATTGAACGCCAAATCCAACCGTTCGGACTGGTGGAATTACTTCAGCGCGAGCGCAAGCTGATCAATGGTGTTCTCGACCTCGGTCTTAGCGGGCAACAGGCCATCTCCCTGCTGGGCCACCCAGAAATTGCTCAGGCAAGGTCGGGTGACGAAGAACCGCGCCGGTTCGACTGGCGTGATGAGATTGAAGACGGTCGGGTCATCATTTGGCTCAACAACCTTGAAAAGGATAAGCGGTACCGCGAATTCTCGCCGAGCATCTATGCCGTGATTCAACCCATGGGCCATGGTCTGCCCCAAATCCGGAAGGATATCTTCAATCTGGTCGTCCCTGTGGACTTCACGAAGCCTGAGGACGTCGAAATGGTGACAACACAGCTCTTAGGCTTCGTGAGGCGGCTTATCCCGATTCGATTCGGGCTGGTTCCGCTCACACCAACTGGAGAAGCCATTGAACAGGCCAAGGTCGTCTACTATCTTTTGGAGAACCACGGCCTCTCAGCGGTGGTGTCCTATCTGGAGAAGTCGCTTGAGCAGAGGAAGACGGCCAGGCCCGACCAGAACATCCTGCTTGAGGCCATCAAGGACCGACCTCTGCGGCCAGAGGCGAGCCCGCTGCCGTTCAACGACATTTTCACCTCGGAGACACACGAGAAACAAATTCACCTCGCTAAGCACTGGGTTGAGCGCCTACGCGCCGGTGGCGAGATTCCCTCCGTCTTCCTGAATGGCTTTGCAATCCCTCGGGACGAACATTGGGTCAAGGTCATGAATCAGAAATTGATGGTCGATCTGCAAGCTCTTCAGCACGCAGCCTATTTTGGACAGATAAACGACAACGTTTGGGTTCCTGGCATGTTCCTGGAGAACGCCGTCGCAAGGCGTAATTCGTTGATATTCCCCGAGGATGCGACAGATCTAAAGGTGCTCAATGTAAAGAAGATTTACACCGAGCACCACGATGTCCTCAGCAAGGTGCCAATTATTGAGGCTGACGATCAGTCTATCAAGGCAGACTGGGCTGCTCTAACGGTTATCACGGATCTGGACAGTCTTGACGGCCAGAAACTTCTTTACTTCGCCCTCCAGTTTCGCAGAGATCAGCCGGGCGTCCGCGTGGATATTGTGCATAACCCAAAAGACGTCACCCGCTCCGCCTCGCAGCTCAATCAACGCATTAAGGCTCGTGAAAGCGAACTGTCCGCAGTCAGCCGGCTCCTTGACCTGGAGACCATTCTCCAGAGCGGTGAGGCACAGGCTGATCCAGGTTACGACGCTGCCCTCGCAGCCTTCCTTGCAACTGCCAAGCTTCAGGCGGGCGACAACGCGTTGATCCTCAACGGCCGTGTCGTCGGTCCCATTCAGTCAGCCGAAGATTTCTCGAAGGAGGACTTTGATCAGCTTCTCAGCGCCGAGCGCGCAAGCCGGATCTTGCCCGTTCACAAGGCGGTTGAGGACCTGGGGCTGGACGACAAGATCTCGGGCCCCTTGGATGCTGCCAAGGTAACCTCGGTCACCGCTCTTTCTGGTATCTCGGATCTCCCACAAGGCATCTTTGGCTCAGCACCATCTCTGAGGACAACTGCTTTCAATAAGCTAAACTCGACGCACACATCGTTCGAAGTCGGCGATCCCTCGAGGGCAACCATATTCTTGGTTGCCATCATCAACCCCGCGAGCGAGGTCGGTCAAAAGTGGGCTCCCGTACTCAAAGTGCTTTCCGAGCTTGAAGGCGTCCATCTCAAGATCTTCCTCAATCCTATAGAAGAGCTAGGGGAACTTCCCGTCAAGAGATTCTACCGCTACGTTCTTGAGTCGGCGCCTAGCTTTGACGAGCATGGCAAGGTTAAGGCGCTCTCGGCAAACTTTGCTGGCGTTCCGCTAGACACGCTGCTCGTCGCCGGCATGGATGTGCCGCCAGCATGGCTAGTGGCACCCAAGGTCTCCGTTGACGACCTAGACAATCTGCGCATCAAGGACATCAAGACCAGAAGAGGCACCGAACATATCGAGGCAGTTTATGAGCTCGAGAGTATCTTGATCGAAGGCCACTCCCGCGAAATGCCGGCAGGCCGGCCTCCTAGGGGTGTGCAGCTCGTGCTGGGAACTGAGCGAGACCCGCACTTCGCGGACACTATTATCATGGCCAACCTGGGTTACTTCCAGTTCAAGGCTAGCCCAGGCGTCTACAACCTCCGTCTGAAGGAAGGCCGGAGCTCAGACATCTTTTCCATGGAGAGTGCCGGCGCCCAAGGCTGGACGCCCGTTCCTGGCGACAACACCACCGAAATTGTGCTCATGGACTTCCAAGGTACCACGCTGTACCCACGCCTGAAGCGTAAACCTGGAATGGAGGCAGAGGACGTTCTCGAGGAATCCAGCGCCAACGCCGGCACCGGTAGCGCAATGGAATATGTTTCAAAGGGCCTCAAGTTCGCCGAAGGCCTCTTCGGCCGCGCCAAGTCCACTCCCGAGACCAAGTCCCTTTCCGCCACGCAGCATGCCGACATCAATATCTTCTCCGTCGCCAGCGGTCACCTCTACGAGCGCATGCTCAACATTATGATGGTCTCGGTCATGCGGCACACTAACCACACCGTCAAATTCTGGTTCATCGAGCAATTCCTGTCCCCATCCTTCAAGAACTCTATCCCGCACCTCGCGGCCCACTACAACTTCACCTACGAGATGGTCACGTACAAATGGCCACACTGGCTGCGCCAGCAAAAAGAAAAACAACGCGAGATCTGGGGTTACAAGATCCTCTTCCTCGACGTGCTCTTCCCCCTGTCCCTCGACAAGGTAATTTTCGTCGACGCCGACCAGATTGTGCGCACCGACATGTACGACCTCGTCACCCACGACCTGCACGGGGCACCCTACGGATTCACGCCCATGTGCGACTCGCGCACCGAGATGGAGGGTTTCCGGTTCTGGAAGACGGGCTACTGGGCGAACTACCTCAGGGGCCTGCCATACCACATCAGCGCGCTGTACGTGGTTGACCTGCGACGGTTCCGCGAGCTGGCCGCGGGCGACCGGCTTCGACAGCAGTATCACACCCTCTCGGCGGACCCGCACTCGCTCGCCAATCTGGACCAGGACCTGCCGAACCACATGCAGTTTCAGATCCCAATCCACTCGCTGCCGCAAGAGTGGCTGTGGTGCGAGACGTGGTGTAGCGACGAGACGCTCGAGGAAGCAAGGACGATTGATTTGTGTAACAATCCCCAGACCAAGGAACCCAAGCTGGACCGGGCGCGTAGACAAGTGCCGGAGTGGACTGAGTATGATGAGGAGATTGCTGCGCTGCTGAAGCGGCGGAGGgaggagcagcaggagcagcaaGCCGGGGAAGTGGAGAAGAATACGAAGAGCAGGAAGTTTGAAGAAGACCGGGCGACCGAAACGACGAGTGTCAAGGACGAATTGTAA